In Gopherus flavomarginatus isolate rGopFla2 chromosome 1, rGopFla2.mat.asm, whole genome shotgun sequence, a single genomic region encodes these proteins:
- the LOC127043048 gene encoding 52 kDa repressor of the inhibitor of the protein kinase-like: protein MTKCKNLESLLKHGDSFDLNGLELYEELSTLSSMLPHAKSVMDIVQFIHTCKLVDIYPNVYIATRILLTIPVTIASGERSFSKLKLIKNYLRSTMSQERLTGLAILAIEQDTTLSLSYDDIITDFAAKKARKIAFN from the coding sequence atgacaaagtgcaagaacctagagagccttctgaagcacggtgatagttttgatttaaatggacttgaactgtacgaagaattgagtacactgtcatcaatgttgccacatgcaaaatcggtgatggacattgtacagtttattcatacctgcaaacttgttgacatatatcctaatgtgtacattgccactcgtattctactgacaattcctgtaacaatagcatcaggagaacggagtttctcaaaactaaagctcattaaaaactatctccgctctacaatgagtcaggaacgcttaactggtcttgctattcttgcaatcgaacaagacacgactttgtctttgtcatacgatgacattattactgattttgcagccaaaaaagccagaaagattgcttttaattaa
- the LOC127043294 gene encoding zinc finger MYM-type protein 1-like has product MGINDWKNLSHILPQHEKAQYHIESMNKWCELSHRVLERLLSIVEYLSANNLAFRGSIEKLFQPQNGNFLGLVQLLGKFDTMMSEHLRRVTENEIHDHYLGPRIQNELIMLMSNKVRDKIVSLVTLAKYFAVILDCTADISHQEQMSLIVRFVDISDSAQITVKELFTTFLEVQDTTGFGLLQTLLDELKQKGLSIMNIRGQGYDNGANMKGGISGVQARLLRENPRAFFVPCACHSLNLILCDMAKSSVEAISFFGLLQRIYVLFSASTQRWQIFKAHVNGITVKPLSETRWESRVESVKTFRYQSEEVYEALVAISEEARDPKAKSEAQSLASEISSFKFLTSVVIWYDILVKISSISKIMQSPMMQLDSTLILLNNTQDFLVKYREHGFKEAQVTARELAQALGVEPKFPCANVTRVSRKK; this is encoded by the exons ATGGGTATTAATGATTGGAAAAATCTTAGTCACATATTACCACAACATGAAAAGGCACAATACCACATTGAAAGTATGAACAAATGGTGTGAGCTGAGT CATCGTGTTCTTGAACGTCTATTATCTATTGTTGAATATCTATCAGCAAACAATCTTGCTTTTAGAGGAAGTATTGAGAAATTATTCCAGccccaaaatggaaattttttgggcCTTGTACAACTGCTGGGAAAATTTGACACAATGATGAGTGAACACCTCCGAAgagtaactgaaaatgaaatacatgaccactatttgggaccaagaattcaaaatgaactgatcaTGCTAATGAGTAATAAAGTGAGAGACAAAATTGTTTCATTGGTTactttggcaaaatattttgccgtAATTCTAGATTGCACTGCGGACATAAGTCATCAAGAACAGATGTCATTAATAGTGAGATTTGTCGACATTAGTGATTCAGCACAGATTACAGTTAAGGAATTGTTTACCACATTTTTAGAAGTACAAGACACTACAGGTTTTGGACTTCTTCAAACTCTCCTTGATGAACTAAAACAAAAGGGATTGTCCATAATGAACATTCGAGgacaaggctatgataatggcgCCAATATGAAAGGAGGCATTTCTGGCGTGCAAGCTAGATTGCTGAGAGAAAATCCACGAGCCTTTTTTGTTCCATGTGCATGCCACAGCCTTAATTTGATATTGTGTGATATGGCCAAGTCTTCTGTAGAAGCTAtatctttttttggtttgctgcaacGCATTTACGTGCTCTTTTCAGCTTCCACTCAACGATGGCAAATATTCAAAGCACATGTCAATGGTATTACCGTTAAGCCTCTATCTGAGACACGCTGGGAAAGCAGAGTAGAAAGTGTAAAAACGTTTAGATATCAATCTGAGGAAGTTTATGAAGCATTGGTTGCTATTTCGGAAGAAGCCAGAGATCCAAAAGCTAAAAGTGAAGCACAGTCATTGGCCTCTGAAATATCCAGCTTCAAGTTTCTAACATCTGTCGTAATCTGGTATGACATTCTTGTTAAAATCTCAAGTAtaagcaaaataatgcagagtCCAATGATGCAGCTTGATTCAACACTTATCTTACTAAACAACACACAAGACTTTTTAGTgaaatacagagaacatggattCAAAGAAGCACAGGTTACAGCAAGAGAGCTTGCACAGGCACTCGGTGTCGAACCAAAATTTCCATGTGCGAATGTGACACGAGTTTCAAGGAAAAAATGA